One Calditrichota bacterium DNA segment encodes these proteins:
- the truA gene encoding tRNA pseudouridine(38-40) synthase TruA: MRNIKITLEYDGTDFCGWQIQPNVRTVQEELQKALRQIFRENIPVTGAGRTDSGVHARAQVANFHLESLMPEKKIMAALNGNLAKDVRVLEAAEAAPSFHARFAAKKRIYRYYITQKERAINRHYIWCYKSPLRIEAMRQASHYLIGKIDFKSFCAENADLPHYFCTVEESRWDEDGDLLIFTIAANRFIHSMVRIIVGTMIDVGRGYTPAEAIPEILAARDRKQAGPTAPAKGLILEKIIY, from the coding sequence TTGAGAAATATTAAAATCACTCTGGAATACGACGGTACCGACTTTTGCGGCTGGCAAATTCAACCAAACGTGCGAACCGTGCAGGAAGAACTACAAAAAGCGCTGCGACAGATTTTTCGAGAGAATATTCCCGTCACAGGCGCAGGCAGAACAGACAGCGGCGTTCATGCGCGCGCTCAGGTCGCCAATTTTCATCTCGAATCCCTCATGCCTGAAAAAAAAATCATGGCGGCGCTCAACGGGAACCTCGCCAAAGATGTCCGCGTGCTCGAAGCAGCGGAAGCAGCTCCGTCTTTTCACGCCCGTTTTGCCGCAAAAAAACGAATTTACCGCTATTACATCACGCAGAAAGAGCGAGCAATCAACCGTCATTACATTTGGTGCTACAAAAGCCCGCTCAGAATCGAAGCCATGCGCCAGGCATCTCACTATTTAATAGGAAAAATTGATTTTAAATCATTCTGCGCCGAAAACGCGGATTTACCGCACTATTTTTGCACCGTGGAAGAAAGCCGCTGGGACGAAGACGGCGATTTGTTGATTTTCACCATTGCCGCCAATCGTTTCATCCACAGCATGGTTCGCATAATCGTGGGTACGATGATCGACGTCGGCCGCGGATACACTCCAGCGGAAGCGATTCCGGAAATTCTCGCCGCCAGAGATCGCAAACAAGCAGGCCCGACCGCACCGGCGAAAGGGTTGATTTTGGAAAAAATTATCTATTGA
- a CDS encoding energy-coupling factor transporter transmembrane protein EcfT: MLSDITLGQYYPARSIVHRLDPRTKILATIVIMLATVAAQQLWESGVNLIALIALIRLARLPLGLVFRNLRPFVWLFLLTLGFHCFLTGEGTVIARMPLLGWEITQKGLNSGIIYSVRLAEFVLFAALLTLTTSPIEMTDALDRLLAPLKKIGLPTHEFVLMMTLALRFIPILLEEADRIQKAQMSRGATFEGNLIQRIKSVIPLLIPLFISVFRRADDLALAMDARCYVGGKNRSSYKILKMTRRDLIAALLTVSYMIFFFVN; the protein is encoded by the coding sequence TGTTCACCGGTTAGATCCGCGCACAAAAATTTTAGCGACCATTGTGATAATGCTTGCCACCGTCGCGGCGCAACAATTGTGGGAGTCCGGCGTTAATCTGATCGCGCTTATTGCGCTGATTCGATTAGCGCGGTTGCCGCTGGGACTTGTTTTTCGAAATTTGCGACCGTTCGTCTGGCTTTTTTTGCTCACGCTGGGATTCCACTGTTTTCTTACGGGAGAAGGCACTGTGATCGCCAGGATGCCTCTGTTGGGCTGGGAAATCACGCAGAAAGGTCTGAACTCGGGAATCATCTACTCGGTCCGTCTGGCGGAATTTGTGCTTTTCGCTGCATTGCTCACGCTGACAACTTCTCCCATTGAAATGACCGACGCTCTGGATCGGCTACTGGCTCCGCTAAAAAAAATTGGTTTGCCGACTCACGAATTTGTGCTCATGATGACGCTGGCGCTGCGATTCATTCCGATTCTCTTGGAAGAAGCCGATCGCATCCAAAAAGCTCAGATGTCGCGCGGCGCCACATTCGAGGGGAATTTGATTCAACGGATAAAAAGCGTCATTCCGCTGCTGATTCCGTTGTTCATTTCTGTTTTTCGGCGCGCCGACGATCTGGCTTTGGCCATGGACGCGCGCTGTTATGTCGGCGGGAAAAATCGCAGCAGTTACAAAATTTTGAAAATGACGCGACGAGATTTGATCGCAGCGCTGTTGACCGTCTCGTACATGATTTTTTTCTTCGTCAATTGA